One Ricinus communis isolate WT05 ecotype wild-type chromosome 2, ASM1957865v1, whole genome shotgun sequence DNA segment encodes these proteins:
- the LOC8260912 gene encoding cytochrome P450 CYP82D47, which yields MENLLIFPTNAIATAVAFLIFVCSVFCITRSMKKKKAAPEAGGAWPLIGHLHLLRGPQPSHIVFGNMADKYGPIFTIKMGVHPTLVASNWEMAKECFTTNDKAFANRPNILAMDLLGYGRSMFAFSPYGNYWRQIRKISTLELLSNHRLQMFNHVRESEVGTALKELYKLWEKNKTTNSNNKVLVEMKRWFGDITLNIILRIIVGKFIGYETADEGKESNEGWKQALRDFFHLSGRFIAADAVPFLRWLDIGGHEKTMKHTANKLDIVVTEWLNEHKEKKASGCVKKGEEDFMDLILDIMDDEAEATLSRDSDTINKATCLALTLAASDTTSVTLIWALSLLVNNPDVLKKAQDELDVQVGRERQVHESDVNNLIFLKAIVKETLRLYPAGPLSVPHESMKDCTVAGYHIPAGTRLVTNLSKIHRDPRVWSNPSEYQPERFLTSHQDFDVRGKTFEFIPFGSGRRMCPGVSFALQVLHITLATLLHGFNFGTPTGEPLDMTENFGLTNLRATPLEVAINPRLGPHLYE from the exons ATGGAAAATCTTCTCATCTTCCCTACAAATGCTATTGCAACCGCGGTTGCCTTCTTGATTTTTGTCTGCTCTGTGTTTTGTATAACAAGatcaatgaagaaaaagaaagcagcTCCAGAAGCTGGCGGTGCATGGCCGCTAATTGGCCACCTCCACCTTCTAAGAGGACCCCAACCGTCCCACATAGTGTTTGGCAACATGGCTGATAAATACGGTCCAATCTTTACTATCAAGATGGGCGTGCATCCAACTTTAGTAGCAAGCAATTGGGAAATGGCCAAAGAATGTTTTACCACTAACGATAAAGCCTTTGCCAATCGTCCAAATATTCTTGCTATGGACCTTCTGGGCTATGGTCGTTCTATGTTTGCTTTCAGTCCATATGGTAACTACTGGCGTCAAATCCGCAAGATATCCACACTTGAGCTTCTTTCGAACCACCGACTACAGATGTTCAACCATGTACGCGAATCCGAGGTAGGAACAGCTTTAAAGGAGTTGTATAAATTGTGGGAGAAGAACAAAACTACCAATTCGAATAATAAGGTTTTGGTGGAGATGAAGAGATGGTTTGGAGATATAACCTTAAACATAATTCTTAGGATTATTGTTGGAAAATTCATCGGATATGAGACTGCAGATGAAGGAAAAGAGAGTAACGAAGGATGGAAACAAGCGCTAAGGGATTTCTTTCATTTGTCAGGGAGATTTATAGCGGCTGATGCGGTCCCTTTTCTGCGGTGGCTGGATATTGGGGGACATGAAAAGACTATGAAGCATACTGCAAACAAATTGGACATTGTTGTTACAGAGTGGCTAAACGagcataaagaaaagaaagcttCTGGCTGTGTTAAGAAGGGTGAAGAGGACTTCATGGATCTAATACTTGATATTATGGATGATGAAGCCGAAGCAACTCTAAGTCGCGATTCCGACACAATTAACAAAGCTACATGCTTG GCTCTTACTCTCGCAGCTTCAGACACAACATCTGTCACTTTGATATGGGCTCTCTCGTTATTAGTCAATAATCCCGATGTCCTGAAGAAAGCCCAAGACGAATTAGATGTCCAAGTTGGAAGAGAAAGGCAAGTGCATGAATCTGATGTTAACAACTTGATTTTCCTAAAAGCCATAGTCAAGGAAACGTTGCGTTTATACCCTGCTGGACCACTTTCTGTGCCACATGAATCCATGAAGGATTGCACCGTAGCTGGTTACCATATTCCAGCAGGCACAAGACTTGTTACCAACCTGTCAAAGATTCATCGCGATCCCAGAGTGTGGTCGAATCCTTCAGAATATCAACCAGAAAGATTTCTTACAAGTCACCAAGATTTTGATGTTAGGGGAAAAACTTTTGAGTTCATACCATTTGGTAGTGGAAGAAGAATGTGCCCTGGAGTGTCCTTTGCGCTTCAAGTTTTGCATATAACATTAGCTACGTTGCTACATGGGTTTAATTTTGGAACACCAACAGGTGAGCCACTTGATATGACTGAGAACTTTGGTTTAACCAACCTTAGAGCAACTCCACTGGAAGTTGCTATTAATCCACGTCTGGGGCCTCATCTATATGAATAA